Proteins encoded together in one Scytonema millei VB511283 window:
- a CDS encoding HlyD family efflux transporter periplasmic adaptor subunit: MNSLVEAHSCAPLQIPKLSRTGVATVNTEPLAKSEEQFLNSSVVLNRPALWSHLFIWLIVGATTSAIAWATFAKLDQTVVATGKLEPLGAVKEIQAPTGGVVREIHVQDGQSVKKDQLLVTLDPTSPQADLDSLTKVRSSLVQENQLYDQAINSSKPVVSGSADLVSLLKLRADLMSENRYFQNVLKGGNITSGETTDFANNQSQLLTASQNEIQSRVQAARKQVQELEKQRSQTTKELATAKQILKVNNQILKRITPLATGEGAISQIQYERQQQEVITKQGEVDRLTAEQQKLAISIDRAKEELQNTIAASAKEVHSKIAENHKKIAEIDSQLSQKRLENKTKLAEIDAQISKAVQSVKYQQLKSPVNGTVFDLQPRAAGFVIGDTKPILKIVPNDNLVASVYLTNRDIGFVREGMKVDVRVDSFPSTEFGTLKGKIIWVGSDALAPTQERQYYAFPAKIQLESQNLSVNGRPISLQSGMGVNAGIIIRKRSVMSILTDLFDKQIRSVESIR; encoded by the coding sequence GTGAATTCCCTTGTAGAGGCGCACAGCTGTGCGCCCCTACAGATACCTAAATTATCTAGAACAGGAGTCGCAACTGTGAATACCGAACCGCTAGCAAAATCTGAAGAACAATTTCTGAATTCATCGGTAGTATTAAACCGTCCTGCTTTGTGGTCGCATTTGTTTATTTGGTTGATTGTCGGTGCGACAACTTCGGCGATCGCCTGGGCGACATTTGCTAAACTCGATCAAACTGTAGTCGCAACGGGTAAATTAGAGCCGCTAGGGGCAGTTAAAGAAATTCAAGCTCCCACTGGGGGAGTGGTACGAGAAATTCACGTTCAAGACGGTCAGAGCGTGAAAAAAGATCAGCTTTTAGTCACTTTAGACCCGACTTCACCTCAAGCTGACTTAGATTCTCTCACAAAAGTTCGCTCTAGTTTAGTGCAAGAAAATCAGTTGTACGACCAGGCGATTAATAGTAGTAAACCTGTGGTTTCTGGAAGTGCCGATTTAGTTTCTCTGTTGAAATTACGCGCCGATTTGATGTCGGAAAATCGCTATTTTCAAAATGTTCTCAAGGGGGGTAATATTACTTCTGGAGAAACGACAGATTTTGCAAATAATCAAAGTCAATTATTGACAGCCAGCCAAAATGAAATTCAATCGAGAGTTCAGGCAGCGCGAAAGCAAGTTCAAGAATTAGAAAAACAGCGATCGCAAACTACAAAAGAGCTAGCAACGGCAAAGCAAATTCTCAAGGTCAACAATCAAATTTTAAAGCGGATTACTCCCTTAGCAACCGGAGAAGGGGCAATTTCTCAAATTCAATACGAGCGCCAACAACAAGAAGTTATTACCAAACAAGGAGAGGTCGATCGCTTAACAGCCGAACAACAAAAGTTGGCAATTTCTATCGATCGAGCTAAGGAAGAATTACAGAATACAATTGCCGCATCAGCGAAAGAAGTTCATAGTAAAATTGCTGAGAATCACAAAAAAATAGCGGAAATTGATAGTCAATTAAGCCAGAAGCGATTGGAAAATAAGACAAAGTTAGCAGAAATTGACGCGCAAATTAGTAAAGCCGTACAATCTGTCAAATATCAGCAACTCAAATCTCCAGTAAATGGAACTGTATTTGACTTGCAACCCCGTGCTGCGGGTTTTGTGATAGGTGATACGAAACCGATTTTAAAGATCGTTCCCAACGATAATTTGGTTGCTTCGGTATATCTGACAAATCGAGATATTGGCTTCGTGCGCGAGGGAATGAAAGTAGACGTGCGCGTCGATTCTTTTCCCTCAACAGAATTCGGTACACTCAAAGGAAAAATTATTTGGGTTGGTTCCGATGCTTTAGCACCAACTCAAGAGCGACAATACTACGCTTTTCCTGCCAAAATTCAATTAGAATCGCAAAATTTATCGGTGAATGGCAGACCAATTTCCTTACAATCTGGGATGGGAGTCAATGCTGGGATTATTATCCGCAAGCGATCGGTTATGAGTATTTTGACCGATCTATTTGACAAGCAAATCAGAAGCGTCGAGTCAATTAGGTAG